In Symmachiella dynata, the following are encoded in one genomic region:
- a CDS encoding MarR family winged helix-turn-helix transcriptional regulator — protein MLTYDFEQSLGYWVCSTSHAIRKSLDAKLVQDGITFRQWEVLAMISMHGEQTQRQLGDRMGIEAPTLAGILDRMERDGILERVPCSEDRRCKRIRATDKAEQLWERGVQCARETREQAAVGLTEEELALFKELCGKIRHNLNGDKEALVATAGCSETTNS, from the coding sequence ATGTTGACCTATGATTTTGAGCAGAGTTTGGGATATTGGGTTTGTTCGACATCGCATGCGATCCGCAAATCGCTCGATGCCAAGCTCGTGCAGGACGGAATTACATTTCGGCAATGGGAAGTCCTGGCCATGATTTCCATGCATGGGGAACAAACACAACGACAGTTGGGCGACCGCATGGGAATCGAAGCGCCAACCTTGGCCGGAATCTTGGATCGCATGGAGCGCGATGGCATTCTGGAACGAGTCCCGTGTTCCGAGGATCGTCGCTGCAAACGGATCCGCGCGACCGACAAGGCAGAACAGCTTTGGGAACGGGGCGTGCAATGTGCCCGCGAAACCCGCGAACAGGCAGCTGTGGGACTGACTGAAGAAGAGCTGGCACTCTTCAAGGAATTGTGCGGGAAGATTCGTCACAATCTCAACGGCGACAAAGAGGCCTTGGTCGCGACCGCCGGTTGCAGCGAGACGACAAATTCTTGA
- a CDS encoding amidohydrolase family protein — protein sequence MPIILRCLLIVPCLFIAMSGFCSAAEPKPIAYRGARILTAAGKVFDPGTLLVEGGKIVAVGMMDDVAIPDGAEVHDAAGKVIIPGLVDTHSHLGVYSRPAISSNSDGNEMTGPVQSVVRALDSLNPFDPGIRMANAGGVTTANIMPGSGNVIGGQTIYVKLRGHTPEQMWIASPDMLGGLKMANGENPKRSYGSKGKAPGTRMKIAALQRAEFLKAIDYRREWDGYRKKLAAGEEVSPPDVDLGLEALVEVLQKKRTVHFHSHRADDLLTTMRLKDEFDFDLVIQHGTESYKIIDEIARHGVPVSMTILDSPGGKAEVVQFLEECGAELAAAGVKVLVNTDDPVTESRFMLRTAAIAVRGGLPEDIALKAVTLHGAEVMHLDDRLGSLEAGKDADFVVLSGPPFSIYARVLETYIDGQRVFDLADESERLFQTGGFAVRDKSQIPPAKPLVAPLQVVEAPTPPTGATEADLQSTEFVILAGRLHTVAGESIDDGAVHVRDGKIVFAGPRAELEIAAGIPVVAATEVSPGLIDAHSVVPLEGEYNIRADQDSNEESDPNQADVRVLDGFNPSEPLLQFLLQQGITTVHACPGRANVIAGLSGVFHTYGRTPESMTIRFPQAMLFNLGEWPKETYDGRKPRTRMGTASLIREALTGASNFSRKKKPDQDADDVPNRDLKQEALTSVLEKKVPALFCAQRGDDIMTALRLTKEFKLEAMIALAADGYLVADQIKTANVPVIVHPTMQRVGGMETYRSFLGNAAALADHKIPIAIGSGVETYVPKTRVIRHEAAMAMVYGLGRARALAAVTLDAAKILNIDDRYGSLEPGKVADIVLYDGDPFEHKTQVTHVIVDGRLVYRRADQPRIPLAQRQFYFSPNIPCCLD from the coding sequence ATGCCAATTATTTTGCGCTGTCTGCTGATTGTCCCTTGTTTGTTCATCGCGATGAGCGGTTTTTGCTCTGCAGCGGAACCCAAGCCAATCGCCTATCGCGGCGCGCGGATTTTGACGGCTGCCGGCAAAGTGTTTGATCCAGGAACGCTGCTCGTCGAGGGCGGCAAGATCGTCGCTGTGGGTATGATGGACGATGTCGCGATTCCCGACGGCGCCGAGGTACATGATGCTGCAGGGAAGGTGATCATCCCAGGGTTGGTCGATACGCATTCGCATCTGGGTGTCTATTCCCGGCCGGCCATTTCGTCGAATAGCGACGGCAACGAAATGACCGGTCCGGTGCAAAGCGTGGTCCGCGCGCTCGATTCGCTCAATCCGTTTGACCCGGGCATCCGCATGGCCAATGCCGGGGGCGTGACAACGGCCAATATCATGCCGGGTAGCGGCAATGTGATCGGCGGGCAGACTATCTACGTCAAACTGCGGGGACATACGCCGGAACAAATGTGGATCGCTTCGCCTGACATGTTGGGGGGCTTAAAAATGGCCAACGGCGAAAACCCCAAGCGGAGTTACGGCAGCAAGGGAAAAGCGCCCGGCACGCGCATGAAAATTGCCGCACTGCAGCGGGCTGAATTTCTCAAAGCGATTGACTACCGCCGTGAATGGGATGGGTACCGCAAGAAACTTGCCGCCGGTGAAGAGGTCTCGCCGCCGGATGTGGACCTTGGCCTAGAAGCACTCGTCGAAGTGCTGCAAAAAAAACGGACCGTGCACTTTCATTCGCACCGCGCCGACGACTTGTTGACAACGATGCGTTTGAAAGATGAATTCGACTTTGACCTCGTGATTCAACACGGCACCGAGTCGTACAAAATTATCGACGAGATCGCCCGACATGGCGTACCGGTATCGATGACCATCCTCGACAGCCCGGGCGGCAAAGCTGAAGTCGTACAGTTTCTCGAAGAGTGCGGTGCGGAATTGGCGGCTGCGGGAGTCAAAGTTTTGGTCAATACGGACGACCCGGTGACCGAAAGCCGTTTTATGTTGCGGACGGCGGCGATTGCCGTGCGCGGCGGATTACCCGAGGACATCGCCCTCAAGGCAGTCACGCTACACGGAGCCGAGGTGATGCATCTCGACGATCGTCTCGGTTCTCTCGAAGCGGGTAAGGATGCTGATTTCGTGGTCTTGAGCGGACCGCCGTTTAGCATTTATGCGCGGGTGCTCGAAACCTACATTGACGGCCAACGCGTGTTTGATCTGGCGGACGAGTCGGAGCGGCTGTTTCAAACCGGCGGATTTGCCGTGCGTGATAAATCGCAAATCCCACCCGCAAAACCGCTTGTCGCGCCGCTGCAAGTCGTGGAGGCCCCCACTCCACCTACCGGCGCAACGGAGGCTGATTTGCAGAGCACAGAATTCGTGATCCTCGCCGGCCGTTTGCACACGGTTGCCGGTGAAAGCATCGACGATGGTGCCGTGCATGTGCGCGACGGGAAAATTGTATTCGCCGGGCCGCGAGCAGAATTGGAGATAGCCGCCGGCATTCCGGTCGTCGCCGCAACGGAAGTTTCTCCCGGACTGATCGACGCGCACAGTGTGGTGCCGCTGGAAGGGGAGTACAACATCCGCGCGGATCAGGACTCGAACGAGGAGAGCGACCCCAATCAGGCTGACGTCCGCGTGTTGGATGGTTTCAATCCGTCTGAACCGTTGTTGCAATTTTTGCTGCAACAAGGGATCACCACAGTGCATGCCTGTCCGGGACGGGCAAACGTGATTGCCGGTCTGTCGGGGGTGTTTCACACATATGGACGGACGCCGGAGAGCATGACGATTCGATTCCCACAAGCGATGTTGTTCAACCTGGGGGAATGGCCCAAAGAAACCTACGATGGTCGCAAACCGCGCACGCGGATGGGAACGGCTTCGTTGATTCGTGAGGCGTTGACGGGTGCGTCGAATTTCTCACGCAAAAAGAAACCGGACCAAGATGCCGACGACGTTCCCAATCGTGACCTGAAACAGGAAGCACTCACCAGCGTCCTGGAGAAAAAAGTACCCGCCCTGTTCTGCGCCCAGCGGGGCGACGATATTATGACCGCACTCCGTTTGACCAAGGAATTCAAACTCGAGGCAATGATTGCATTGGCCGCCGACGGCTATTTGGTGGCAGACCAAATTAAGACCGCCAACGTACCGGTCATCGTGCACCCGACAATGCAGCGTGTGGGGGGCATGGAAACCTATCGTTCGTTCTTGGGGAATGCAGCGGCACTGGCCGATCATAAAATTCCGATTGCAATCGGCAGTGGCGTGGAGACGTATGTTCCCAAGACACGAGTGATTCGCCACGAAGCGGCCATGGCCATGGTGTACGGTCTGGGTCGCGCGCGGGCGCTGGCGGCTGTCACACTCGATGCGGCAAAAATCCTCAATATCGACGACCGCTACGGCAGCTTAGAACCGGGCAAGGTGGCCGACATCGTGCTGTACGACGGCGACCCGTTTGAACACAAGACGCAGGTGACGCACGTCATCGTCGACGGTCGTCTGGTCTATCGCCGCGCCGATCAGCCGCGGATTCCGCTCGCTCAACGCCAGTTCTACTTCAGCCCCAATATCCCCTGCTGCCTGGACTGA
- a CDS encoding sulfatase-like hydrolase/transferase → MNRWFSLSIATLLVIALGHDTAQAAEQPNILWISCEDISPDLRCYGDDYAISPHIDQLAAEGVLYSRAFSHSGVCAPTRSGIITGMYPTSIGTPHMRCRGVPPAEVRCFSQYLRAAGYYCTNNKKTDYQFESPLTAWDESSNQAHWRNRSEGQPFFAIINLTISHESQIRNPRPETKKLVSQLSSAERHDPAQAPLPSYYPDTPLVRRDWANYHDNITAMDKQVAEILQQLDEDGLAEDTIVWFWGDHGRGLPRGKRWIYDSGLQFPLIIRVPEKWKQRALPEHPEQLAAGTVNDELVAFIDFAPTMLSLAGIDIPEHIQGQAFLGPQKATPRKYIFAARDRMDERYDLIRAARDKQFKYIRNDMPFIPYSQNISYMNEMPTMQEMRRLDAAGELVGPQKLYFRQVKPAEELYDTEADPEELNNLADDPKYADKLAELRSQSRQWRKGIGDMGLIPEPIFDEMKRPGGKYAVTADPIFTITDVNDAQRSYQVAIASPTAGSSIAYRFGKGPYQLYTEPVTVKPGQKLSAVACRIGFRDSQAITFRPGAAAAPPAQSKTQDYVHWRDALDKSDLLEQLAELKTIDSSQPESVAKYCAALASEQAAMRYWAITELYYADAIDEDIANKIRPYLDDPSPVVCIAAAQAIADTDPDAALAVLTKMLEHPQDTTRLSAALALDELGETARPAIPAMQNARQDKFKYVVRVCDGALARLGVPVD, encoded by the coding sequence ATGAACCGCTGGTTCAGCCTATCTATCGCCACTCTGCTCGTCATTGCATTGGGCCACGACACCGCACAAGCAGCCGAGCAACCAAATATATTGTGGATCAGTTGTGAGGATATCAGTCCCGATTTGCGGTGTTACGGCGATGACTATGCGATTAGTCCCCACATCGACCAGTTGGCGGCCGAGGGAGTGCTGTACTCGCGGGCCTTTTCTCACTCTGGTGTGTGTGCGCCGACCCGGTCGGGGATTATTACCGGCATGTACCCCACTAGTATCGGTACCCCTCACATGCGCTGCCGTGGCGTACCGCCGGCCGAAGTGCGGTGTTTCAGCCAGTACCTGCGCGCTGCTGGATATTACTGCACCAACAACAAAAAAACCGACTACCAATTCGAATCACCGCTCACCGCTTGGGATGAGAGTAGCAACCAGGCGCATTGGCGAAATCGCAGCGAAGGACAACCTTTCTTCGCGATCATTAATCTGACGATTTCCCACGAAAGTCAAATTCGCAATCCTCGTCCCGAGACCAAAAAACTGGTTTCCCAACTCAGCTCCGCCGAGCGGCACGATCCGGCGCAAGCGCCGCTGCCGAGTTACTATCCCGACACGCCCTTGGTCCGCCGCGACTGGGCGAATTATCATGACAACATCACAGCGATGGACAAACAGGTGGCCGAGATCCTGCAGCAACTCGACGAGGATGGACTCGCTGAAGACACGATCGTTTGGTTCTGGGGCGATCACGGCCGCGGCTTGCCGCGGGGGAAACGCTGGATTTATGACTCCGGCCTGCAATTCCCGCTGATCATTCGCGTTCCCGAGAAATGGAAGCAGCGCGCGCTGCCCGAACATCCCGAGCAATTAGCCGCCGGAACTGTGAACGACGAATTGGTCGCCTTCATCGACTTTGCGCCCACGATGCTCTCGCTGGCCGGAATCGATATCCCGGAGCACATTCAAGGCCAAGCTTTTCTCGGCCCACAAAAAGCTACGCCGCGCAAATATATCTTCGCCGCCCGCGACCGCATGGATGAACGTTACGACCTGATCCGCGCTGCGCGCGACAAGCAGTTCAAATATATCCGCAACGACATGCCGTTCATCCCCTACTCGCAAAACATCTCCTATATGAACGAGATGCCGACGATGCAAGAGATGCGGCGTCTTGATGCCGCTGGCGAATTGGTTGGGCCGCAAAAATTGTACTTCCGCCAAGTCAAACCGGCGGAGGAACTTTACGACACCGAGGCCGATCCCGAAGAACTAAACAATCTGGCCGACGATCCAAAGTACGCCGACAAGTTGGCCGAACTTCGCTCGCAATCTCGGCAATGGCGCAAAGGCATCGGCGACATGGGGCTGATTCCCGAACCGATCTTCGACGAGATGAAACGCCCCGGCGGCAAATATGCCGTGACCGCCGACCCCATTTTTACGATCACCGATGTCAACGACGCGCAACGGTCGTACCAAGTGGCAATCGCTTCGCCAACCGCCGGGAGTTCAATTGCCTACCGCTTCGGCAAGGGACCTTATCAACTCTACACCGAGCCGGTTACGGTCAAACCGGGGCAAAAGCTCTCGGCCGTTGCCTGCCGCATTGGTTTTCGTGACAGCCAAGCCATCACGTTCCGACCCGGCGCTGCCGCTGCTCCACCGGCCCAAAGCAAGACGCAGGATTATGTGCATTGGCGTGATGCCCTCGACAAGTCCGATCTGCTGGAGCAATTGGCCGAATTGAAAACGATAGATAGCTCGCAACCGGAGTCTGTCGCCAAGTACTGTGCAGCACTCGCCAGCGAACAGGCTGCCATGCGTTATTGGGCGATTACGGAACTCTATTATGCCGACGCGATCGACGAAGACATCGCGAACAAAATTCGGCCCTATTTGGATGACCCGTCGCCAGTGGTTTGTATTGCCGCAGCACAGGCCATCGCCGATACAGATCCCGATGCCGCATTAGCGGTCTTGACCAAAATGCTTGAGCATCCCCAAGACACGACACGTTTGAGTGCCGCGCTCGCCCTGGATGAACTCGGCGAAACCGCACGACCGGCGATTCCCGCTATGCAGAATGCGCGGCAAGACAAGTTTAAATATGTCGTCCGCGTCTGCGACGGCGCGCTCGCCCGGTTGGGTGTCCCGGTAGATTGA
- a CDS encoding PSD1 and planctomycete cytochrome C domain-containing protein: protein MMQRLAGLISWVVLCCGSATQAAEIDFGRDVQPILSDKCYACHGPDAEERQGGDPEAGGLRFDTKKGAFVDLGGYVAIDPGQPESSELVTRITTKDEGLVMPPVDHPKQLTDGEKKTLTEWIRQGAHWKNHWAYTPPVSHPVPEVTDAAPQNFIDNFILARLQTASVKPAPAADKRTLLRRLSFDLTGLPPTVEEMQAFLADDSAEAYEKCVDRLLASPHYGERMAMYWLDLVRYADSVGYHGDQPVSVSPYRDYVIEAFNANMPFDRFTREQLAGDLLPHPTQEQLIASGYNRLGMMSAEGGVQPKEYLAKYAADRVRTAASVWLGSTLGCAECHDHKYDPFTSKDFYRFASFFADIKEKGLYSGGAKTERWGPQVDVPNDRLPGLLKPIDRQLAELQRIIETPTEELAAAQIAWEQQHATAPAWQIVIPASAAALHETKLAVLEDHSLLASGPDSAHNSYTITAKVPLKNITGFRVEVLPDKSLPKNGPGRAGNGNFVLTEFRVSRAIENEAAALPIELKNASATFEQTIGAGKLLDKKWSAAHAVDADAQGPGWGWAILPEVGQENHMVAETAEVIANEGDATFTFVLDQNYASGGHTLGRFRIAATTAPQPLKAGELDPLTQEIRAILAVAAEQRTEEQARQLAAYYRSIAPALAETREKIAALQKQREETVAANTRTTLVTVSVTPREMRVLSRGNWMDDSGEVVQPGVPNFLPQIDSKQRATRIDLANWLTARENPLTARVFVNRLWQRYFGTGISKISDDLGAQGEPPVHPELLDNLALEFVESGWDIKHIIKLIVMSHTYRQSSLMHDDLAEVDPYNRLLARQSRFRLDAEIIRDNALAVSGLLVDKLGGRSVMPYQPEGLYRHLNFPARTYKVDSGENQYRRGVYTHWQRQFLHPAMKAFDAPAREECTAQRPRSNTPLGALVLLNDPSYVEAARAFAAQVIRQGGTKTTDRLHWMMQHALSRNADEQEITVLTDLLQAQRAAYTANPAAAEKLIHTGQSQPPKDIPAPDLAAWTAVTRTVFNLHEFITRN, encoded by the coding sequence ATGATGCAGAGACTTGCTGGGCTGATCAGTTGGGTCGTGTTGTGCTGCGGCAGTGCAACGCAGGCTGCGGAAATCGATTTTGGCCGTGACGTGCAACCGATTCTGTCGGATAAATGTTACGCCTGCCACGGTCCCGATGCGGAAGAACGCCAAGGGGGCGATCCCGAAGCGGGGGGACTCCGTTTTGATACAAAAAAGGGAGCTTTTGTCGATTTGGGAGGCTATGTTGCCATCGATCCCGGTCAACCGGAATCGAGCGAGTTGGTCACCCGGATCACCACCAAGGATGAAGGTCTGGTGATGCCGCCGGTCGATCATCCCAAGCAACTCACCGACGGGGAAAAGAAAACCTTAACCGAGTGGATTCGCCAAGGTGCCCACTGGAAAAATCATTGGGCCTATACCCCGCCCGTTTCGCATCCAGTCCCCGAAGTGACCGACGCTGCCCCACAAAATTTCATCGACAACTTCATTCTCGCCCGATTGCAAACCGCATCGGTCAAACCCGCGCCGGCGGCCGACAAACGGACGCTGCTGCGGCGGCTCAGTTTTGATCTGACCGGATTGCCCCCCACGGTTGAAGAGATGCAGGCGTTTTTGGCGGACGACTCTGCTGAGGCTTACGAAAAATGTGTCGATCGCCTCTTAGCCTCGCCGCATTACGGCGAACGAATGGCGATGTACTGGTTGGATCTGGTTCGCTATGCCGATTCCGTTGGCTACCACGGTGATCAACCGGTGAGCGTCTCCCCCTATCGCGACTATGTGATCGAGGCCTTCAATGCCAACATGCCCTTCGACCGCTTCACGCGCGAACAATTGGCCGGTGACCTGTTGCCCCATCCCACGCAGGAGCAATTGATCGCCTCGGGATACAACCGGCTCGGCATGATGTCGGCCGAAGGGGGCGTGCAGCCCAAGGAATACCTGGCTAAATATGCCGCCGATCGCGTGCGAACCGCCGCATCGGTCTGGTTGGGCTCGACGCTGGGTTGCGCCGAATGCCACGACCACAAATACGACCCGTTCACCTCCAAAGACTTCTACCGCTTCGCTTCGTTTTTCGCCGACATCAAAGAAAAAGGTCTGTACTCCGGCGGGGCCAAAACGGAGCGCTGGGGACCGCAGGTCGACGTGCCCAATGACCGCTTGCCGGGTTTGCTGAAACCGATTGATCGGCAACTCGCAGAGCTGCAACGCATCATCGAGACACCCACTGAAGAACTGGCAGCAGCGCAAATCGCCTGGGAACAACAACACGCCACTGCTCCGGCTTGGCAGATCGTCATCCCCGCATCCGCTGCAGCGCTGCACGAAACCAAACTCGCCGTGCTTGAGGATCACTCGCTACTGGCCTCGGGGCCGGATTCGGCTCACAACAGCTATACGATTACCGCCAAGGTCCCGCTGAAAAACATCACCGGATTTCGCGTGGAGGTTCTGCCTGACAAATCGCTCCCCAAAAATGGTCCGGGACGCGCGGGGAATGGCAACTTTGTCCTGACCGAATTTCGCGTCTCCCGCGCCATTGAGAACGAGGCAGCGGCGTTACCGATCGAATTGAAAAATGCCTCCGCCACGTTCGAACAGACGATCGGGGCGGGCAAACTGCTGGATAAGAAATGGTCGGCCGCCCATGCCGTCGATGCCGACGCACAAGGCCCCGGTTGGGGGTGGGCGATCTTGCCGGAAGTCGGCCAGGAAAACCACATGGTCGCCGAAACGGCCGAGGTGATTGCCAATGAGGGCGATGCGACCTTCACCTTCGTTCTGGATCAAAACTATGCCTCCGGGGGACATACGCTGGGCCGATTCCGCATCGCCGCCACCACCGCTCCGCAACCGCTCAAAGCGGGCGAACTCGATCCGCTCACCCAAGAGATCCGCGCCATCTTAGCGGTCGCTGCTGAACAGCGCACCGAGGAACAAGCCCGACAACTCGCCGCCTACTACCGCTCGATCGCGCCCGCCTTGGCGGAGACCCGCGAGAAAATTGCCGCCCTCCAAAAACAACGCGAGGAAACCGTTGCCGCCAACACGCGTACCACTTTGGTGACAGTCTCGGTCACGCCGCGAGAAATGCGCGTGCTGTCCCGCGGAAATTGGATGGATGATTCCGGAGAAGTCGTCCAACCGGGCGTCCCGAATTTCCTTCCGCAAATCGATTCTAAGCAGCGCGCGACACGCATCGATTTAGCGAATTGGCTCACTGCTCGTGAAAACCCACTCACAGCGCGGGTCTTCGTCAATCGCTTATGGCAGCGCTATTTTGGCACGGGGATTTCCAAAATCTCGGACGATCTCGGCGCACAGGGCGAACCCCCGGTGCATCCCGAATTGCTGGACAATCTGGCCCTTGAGTTTGTTGAAAGTGGCTGGGATATCAAACACATCATCAAGTTGATCGTGATGTCTCACACTTACCGTCAATCATCGTTGATGCACGACGATTTAGCGGAGGTCGATCCCTACAACCGTTTGTTGGCGCGGCAATCCCGTTTTCGGCTCGATGCAGAAATCATCCGCGACAACGCCTTGGCCGTCAGTGGTCTGTTGGTCGACAAACTGGGCGGCCGCAGCGTGATGCCGTATCAGCCCGAAGGATTGTACCGGCACCTGAATTTCCCCGCGCGGACCTATAAAGTGGACAGCGGCGAAAACCAATATCGACGCGGCGTCTATACGCATTGGCAGCGGCAATTTTTGCATCCGGCGATGAAGGCCTTTGATGCTCCGGCGCGCGAAGAGTGCACCGCACAGCGACCCCGCTCCAACACCCCGCTGGGCGCACTGGTGCTGCTCAACGATCCCTCCTACGTCGAAGCCGCCCGCGCATTCGCCGCTCAAGTGATCAGGCAGGGCGGAACGAAAACAACCGACCGGCTCCACTGGATGATGCAACACGCCCTGTCACGCAACGCCGACGAACAAGAGATCACCGTGCTAACCGATTTGTTACAGGCACAGCGCGCCGCATACACCGCAAACCCGGCCGCCGCTGAAAAACTAATCCACACCGGCCAGTCCCAACCCCCCAAAGACATCCCCGCCCCAGACCTCGCCGCCTGGACCGCCGTCACACGCACGGTGTTCAACCTACACGAGTTTATTACGCGGAATTGA
- the ispH gene encoding 4-hydroxy-3-methylbut-2-enyl diphosphate reductase produces the protein MKILLANPRGFCAGVNMAIECLDEAIRICGPEIYVYHEIVHNKYVVENFTAQGVTFVNDLDEVPHGAFLLYSAHGVSPELREHASSRNLRTIDATCPLVTKVHLEAVRFAKQHYNIVLIGHEGHDEVIGTMGEAPESITLVETAEDVDQLEFPPGSKIAYLTQTTLSVSEANTVIERLRERFPHIESPPKEDICYATTNRQEAVATLAPQTDVVLVLGSQNSSNSKRLAEIAAGMGKPSHLIDGADEIAPSWFTGSETVLITAGASAPEVVVEQCIDRLVADYDATVEVMTIREENVQFQLPKELRVLQAAER, from the coding sequence ATGAAAATCTTGCTGGCCAACCCGCGCGGATTTTGTGCGGGCGTCAATATGGCGATTGAGTGTCTGGACGAGGCGATCCGCATCTGCGGGCCCGAAATTTATGTCTATCACGAAATTGTGCACAACAAATACGTCGTCGAAAATTTCACCGCACAGGGCGTGACCTTCGTCAACGACCTGGACGAAGTCCCGCACGGGGCGTTTTTGTTGTATAGCGCGCACGGCGTCTCGCCGGAGTTGCGGGAACACGCATCCAGTCGCAATCTGCGGACAATCGACGCCACCTGCCCGCTGGTGACCAAAGTACACCTCGAAGCGGTCCGTTTTGCCAAGCAACATTACAACATTGTGCTGATCGGCCACGAAGGGCACGACGAAGTGATCGGCACAATGGGAGAAGCTCCCGAATCGATTACACTGGTAGAAACCGCTGAAGATGTCGACCAACTGGAATTCCCACCCGGAAGCAAAATCGCCTACCTCACACAAACGACCCTCAGTGTGTCGGAGGCGAATACGGTGATCGAGCGCCTGCGGGAACGCTTTCCGCACATCGAGTCGCCCCCCAAAGAGGACATCTGTTACGCGACAACCAACCGGCAGGAGGCGGTCGCCACACTGGCTCCGCAAACCGATGTCGTGTTGGTGCTGGGAAGTCAAAACAGTTCCAACAGCAAACGACTGGCAGAGATCGCCGCCGGAATGGGCAAGCCGTCGCATTTGATCGACGGCGCCGACGAAATCGCCCCCTCCTGGTTCACCGGCAGCGAGACAGTACTAATCACCGCCGGCGCCAGTGCTCCGGAAGTCGTCGTCGAACAATGCATCGACCGCTTGGTGGCGGATTATGATGCAACGGTCGAAGTGATGACGATCCGTGAAGAAAACGTGCAGTTCCAATTGCCGAAGGAACTGCGGGTGTTGCAAGCGGCGGAGCGTTGA